In Daphnia magna isolate NIES linkage group LG6, ASM2063170v1.1, whole genome shotgun sequence, the following are encoded in one genomic region:
- the LOC116924900 gene encoding uncharacterized protein LOC116924900, translated as MPKHRSRMASSELRRPKSANPNRRLRTATHKVTDPRVRPEQPSANPDVQSSPDEFSNYVSESCPLSVWTNSDSSLLENIDDFHEPIGPQQQRSSGVSKQRRTPSPTSSSTFDSLMTFECIQKASALRVLAKTLDRQRDVLQQASVGSHGETTDSRKTTPPPRKLRPLEREYSGPF; from the coding sequence ATGCCAAAGCATCGTTCAAGGATGGCGTCATCGGAACTTCGGCGGCCAAAATCTGCTAATCCTAATCGACGATTAAGGACAGCCACACACAAAGTGACAGATCCGCGAGTCCGTCCCGAACAACCGTCTGCTAATCCCGATGTTCAGTCGTCCCCTGACGAGTTCAGCAACTACGTGTCAGAATCGTGTCCATTATCTGTTTGGACCAATTCAGACTCATCTTTGCTGGAAAATATCGATGATTTTCACGAACCCATTGGTCCGCAGCAGCAGCGTTCGTCTGGTGTGTCGAAACAAAGACGGACGCCATCACCTACATCCTCGTCGACATTCGATTCGCTGATGACTTTCGAGTGCATTCAAAAAGCCAGTGCCTTGCGTGTTTTGGCAAAAACGCTCGACAGACAGCGTGATGTCTTGCAGCAAGCCAGTGTTGGCAGCCATGGCGAGACGACCGACTCCCGCAAAACGACTCCCCCACCTAGAAAATTGCGGCCTTTAGAGCGTGAATACAGTGGACCTTTCTAA